In the Ornithinimicrobium pratense genome, GCCGCTAACGTGGAGGCTAGAGGCAGTGCAGCCTGACGCCCACGACGCCGGCGCGACCGGGAAGGGACCCTTCTGATGCAGGAGATCAAGACCACGGGTGGAACCACCCACAAGGAGCTCGACGCCTGGGTGAAGGAGGTGGCTGCCCACGTCCGGCCCGACGAGGTCGTCTGGATCGATGGCTCCGATGAGGAGAACGAACGCATCAACAACCTGCTCGTGGAAGCCGGCACCTTCACCAAGCTCGCCGAGGACAAGAAGCCCAACAGCTACCACGCCCTCTCCGACCCCCAGGACGTCGCGCGCGTCGAGGACCAGACCTACATCTGCTCCACAGAGGAGAAGGACGCCGGCCCGACCAACAACTGGATGGACCCCGAGCAGATGAAGGCCAAGCTCTGGCCCCTGTTCGAGGGCTCCATGCAGGGCCGGACGATGTACGTGATCCCCTTCGTCATGGGCCACCTGGAGGCCGAGGACCCGAAGTTCGGTGTCGAGATCACCGACTCCGCCTACGTCGTCGCCTCGATGCGGATCATGGCCCGCATCGGCCGAAAGATCCTGAGCAGGATGGAGGAGACCGACGCCGTCTACGTCAAGGGTCTGCACTCCGTGGGTGCCCCGCTCGTGGCTGAGGACGGCCAGGACGTCCGTGATGTGCCCTGGCCGTGCAACGAGACCAAGTACATCGTCCATTTCCCCGAGGAGCTGGCGATCTGGTCCTACGGCTCTGGCTACGGCGGCAATGCGCTGCTGGGCAAGAAGTGCTACGCGCTGCGCATCGCCTCGGTGATGGCCCGCGACGAGGGCTGGATGGCCGAGCACATGCTCATCCTGAAGCTGACCAGCCCCGAGGGCGAGGTCCACTACATCGCCGGCGCCTTCCCCTCGGCCTGCGGCAAGACCAACCTGGCGATGATCGAGCCGACCATCCCGGGGTGGAAGGCCGAGCTGGTCGGCGACGACATCTCCTGGATGCGTTTTGGTCCAGACGGGCGCCTGTATGCGGTGAACCCCGAGTTCGGCCTGTTCGGCGTCGCGCCGGGCACCGGGCGGGACACCAACCCGGTGGCGATCGAGACCATCGAGCAGGGCAACTCGATCTTCACCAACGTCGCCCGCACTCCCGATGGCGACGTCTGGTGGGAGGGGATGACCCAGGAGAAGCCGGCCGAGCTCATCGACTGGCACGGCCAGAAGTGGACCCCCGACTCTGACCAGCTCTCCTCACACCCCAACAGCCGGTTCTGCACCCCGATCAACCAGGTGCCCAATATCGCGGCTGAGTACGAGGATCCGCGGGGCGTGCCGATCTCGGCGATCATGTTCGGCGGCCGCCGCAAGACGACCGTGCCGCTGGTGACCGAGTCGCGCGACTGGCAGCACGCCACCTTCATCGCCTCCACGCTCTCCTCGGAGACCACGGCGGCGGCAACCGGTGCGGTCGGCGTCGTCCGACGTGACCCGATGGCGATGCTGCCGTTCATGGGCTACAACGCCAGCGACTACTTCGCCCACTGGCTGCAGATCGGCAAGCAGGCCGACGCCGCCAAGCTGCCCAAGGTGTTCCTGGTCAACTGGTTCCGCCGCGACGAGGACGGCGGCTTCCTCTGGCCCGGTTTCGGCGAGAACTCCCGGGTGCTGAAGTGGATGGTCGACCGCATCGAGGGTCGCGTGGACGCCCAGGAGAGCCCCATCGGTCTCCTACCGATGCCGCAGGACATCGACACCGACGGTCTGGACACCTCCACCGAGGACGTCACCAAGGCGCTGGCCTTCGACCCTGAGGAGTGGAGGGCTGAGCTCCCCCTCATCCGGGACTGGTTCGACAAGTTCGGCGCGGACCTGCCTGGCGCCCTGGAGGACGAGCTGGCGACCCTGGAGCAGCGCTTGACCGAGGAGGTGCAGGCCTGATGGGCATCACTCCAGGAGTCGAGCCCGGCCCAGTCGAGGAGGAGCCGCTGCTGGCGGAGGAGCCGCTGCCCCCGGGCGCGGCCCACCTCGCCGAGAAGGTGGAGGCCATCGACGAGCGGATCCGCTCCGAGGGCCCCGATGAGGTCCAGGAGGCCGACGAGGCGGCGGATGCGGTTGAGGGTGACGCGGACGACGCGGAGTCTCGCGACGCGGATTCCGGTCAGGGGTCCGACGCGGACTCCGATGCGGACCCGACGTCGGACGAGGGCGCCGACCCCGAGGACCCGGAGGCCCAGCAGGGCTGAGCCCTGCGCCATCCGTCGAGGAGCCGCCCTGACCCGGAGAACGCACGAACCCCCGTCCCGCGAGGGCCGGGGGTTCGTGCGTGGATCGGCGGAGGCGGAGGGATTTGAACCCTCGATGGGGCTATAAACCCCAAACCCGCTTAGCAGGCGGGCGCCATAGACCAGACTAGGCGACGCCTCCAGATCGAGGATCAGGGTAACCTCCTATCGGCACCGAGGCCAAACAGGGGCTCTCAGTCCGTGCTCAGCCGCGGATGGTAGAAATCGGGCTGCCACCACCACCTATGCGAGAGGGACCAGCACGCCGATGAGCGCCGACGACGGTCAGCACGGTGATGGTCGTGGCGAAGGTCAGCGCGGCGAAGGTGCCCCGCGCGATAGCCAGCGCGGCGAGCGCCAGCCGGGCGGAGCCACTTTGACGCGCGGGGACGAACACCTGGCGCGGCATCGCGACCCGGGCGGGCTGGGGCGGGCGCTGGGGCTGACCACGCTGAGCGCCATCCTGCCGGGTGCCGGTCTGCTGCGCACGCGGAAGTGGAAGCTGGGGCTGGGCGTGGTGGCGCTGGCCGTCGGTCTGCTGGCCGGCATCGCCGTCTACGCCATGGTCAACGGGCTGACCACGACCGCCTTCCAGACGGCCGCGGACACCGACCGGTTGCGGCTGATCCTCGGGGTGGTGATCGCCGGGACCGTGCTGTGGATCGGGGTGATCGCGCTGACCGCGATGGTGACCCGACCGCGCCGGCCGAGCACGGGGCAGAAGGTCTCGCTGGCCGCCTTCACCGCCCTGCTGTGCGTGGCCGTCTCCGCCCCCGCCGCGATCGGGGTGCGCTACATCAGCGCCCACGTCGACGCGGTGGACCGGGTCTTCAACTCCGGATCGATGGGTGGCGGCGGCCCGGACGGCCCGCAGCCGACGTCGCTGGTCAGCGGCGACCCGCAGAACCCGTGGGCCGACCTGCCCCGGGTGAACGTGCTGCTGCTCGGCTCGGACGCCGCGGAGGCCCGCGAGGGCACCCGGACCGACACCATGATGGTCGCCAGCATCGACACCACAACCGGCGACAGCGTCCTGTTCTCCATCCCACGCAACCTGCAGAACGTGCCGATCCCCCGCGACCTGCCGCTGTACGAGTTCTACCCCGATGGTTACAACTGCGGACCCGAGTGCCTGATGAACGGCATCTGGACCGCGGCCGAGATCCACGCCGAGGAGCACCCCGAGCTGTACACCGGGGAGTCCCACCCCGGGCTCACCGCGACCCAGCGGGTGCTCGCCCAGGTGCTGGGCCTGCCGATCCACCAGACGGTGATCGTCAACCTGCAGGGCTTCGAGGACCTCATCGACGCCATGGGCGGGGTGGTCATCAACGTGCAGGAGCAGATCCCGATCAACGGACGCACCTACACCGACGCCCAGGGCCACCTGCAGCTGGACCCCAACTCCCCCGCCTGGAGTGGCTCGAGCCCGGCCCCCAGCGGCTCGACGGCGACCAGGCGCTGGGCTACTCCCGCTCCCGGGTCACCTCCGACGACTTCAGCCGGATGCGCCGGCAGCGGTGCATGGTGGCGGCCGTGATCGACCAGGCCAACCCGATGACGATGCTGCAGCGCTACCCGCAGATCATCGGCGCGGTGGGCGACAACATGGTCACCGACATCCCGGTCTCCGACCTGGACGAGTGGGCCGAGCTGATGCTCGAGGTCCAGGGCGGGCAGATGCAGAGCCTGCCGCTGACCTCCTCCAACATCGACACGGCCAACCCCAACTTCTCCCAGATCCGCATGTGGGTGTGGGACGCCCTGTATGCCGTGGACCCGCCGGAGCCCGCGCAGGCCACCGAGGACGCCACGGACGACGCGGCCGTCACCACCGCGCCGGAGACCGACGCCCCGGACACCGACGAGGCGGAGATGACCACCACCCCCGTCGACGAGCTCACCGACATCGGCGCCGTCTGCGATTGACCGGCCCCGCCGAACCCCGCCGCGCGCACGGCATACCCGACCGGGAATGGCGGAAGGCCCCCGCCACCTGTTGGTGACGGGGGCCTTCTGCGGTGCTCGGGGAGGGTGACCTCAGAGCGGACGGACGGCGTCGGCCTGAGGACCCTTGGGGCCCTGCGTGACCTCAAACTCGACCCGCTGGGCCTCGTCGAGAGCCTTGTAGCCGTTGGTCTGGATGGCCGAGTAGTGGACGAACACGTCGGGGCCACCGCCATCCTGGGCGATGAAGCCGAAGCCCTTTTCCGAGTTGAACCACTTCACGGTTCCCTGTGCCATGGGCGATCTTCTTTCTGCTGTGCTGTGCAGGTGCGACCCCACGCACCTGCGTGCGGCCCGTCTTCGCCACAACCCCCGGCGTCACCTCGTCGCATGCACCCTCAGGCGGGGACGCGTGGTCCGGGCTGTCTCTCGCAAGGGAATGCAACGTCAACCGCGACAAACGGTAGCAGCACCGGCGCCCTTGGGCGACCCTGTGACATGCGATGATGAAGGCCTTGGAGGGTTCGCATAGTGGCCGAGTGCAGGCGCCTTGAAAGCGCCCGAGGGAGACCTCCGTGGGTTCGAATCCCACACCCTCCGCCGTCCTGGCCCGGTCCAGGTGCCCGCAGCTCGGCGCCGTCGACCGGCCCGACGTCTTCGTGACGTCTTCGACATGCCCCCGCACCGTGTGGGTTGTATGGTCAAGACCGGTACATGACCCCAACAAGGAGGAGTCATCATGAGAAACAAGCTGATGCTGCTGATCGCCGGCGGCGCCGGATACGTCCTGGGCGCCCGTGCGGGCCGTGAGCGTTACGACGAGATCGCCGACCGGGCCAACAAGCTGTGGACCGACCCGCGCGTGCAGGAGAAGGTCGAGGAGGTCAAGGCCAAGGCTCCGGAGGTCGCTCAGAAGGTGGGCGACCAGGCCAAGAGCAAGGCCGATGACCTCAGGTCCAAGGCGGGCGGCAACGGGTCCAACGACATGGGCGGTGGCTCTGGTGGAGCCTCGGACAGCTCGGGCGGTGGCTACGGTAACGCCACCGGCGAGGTCACCGGAGACGGCGAGATCAAGGTCGACGACTCCGGTTTTGGCCCAGGGGGCGACAGGCTCCCCTGAGCTGACCTGCTCCGCCCTCCCGGCTCACGCCGACCCCTGAGGGTATGACGCGAGCGGCCCCTCTCCCGCGGGAGAGGGGCCGCTTGCGTCATACCTGGTCCTGGCCGGGTTATCTGGCCGGTTCATCTGCCCGGAGGGGTCAGCGGCACGGCCTACCCGGGCTCAGATCCAGAGCGCCGGCTCGTCGTAGAGGGTGGCCTCCGGGTCGGTGCCCGGCTCGCAGGGTCGCACCTTCGCCGGGATGCCGGTGGCCACGCACATGGACGGGACGTCCTTGGTGACCACGGCGTTGGCCCCGACCTGGGCGCCGTGGCCCAGGGTGATGTTGCCCAGCACCTTGGCGCCGGCGCCGATGGTGACGCCGTCGCCGAGGGTGGGGTGGCGCTTGACCGGCTCCAGCGAGCGACCACCCAGGGTGACTCCGTGGTAGAGCATGACGTCGTCTCCGACCTCGGCCGTCTCGCCGATCACCACGCCCATGCCGTGGTCGATGAAGAACCGCCGCCCGATGGTCGCGCCGGGGTGGATCTCCACCCCGGTGGCCGCCCGGGCCACGTGCGAGATCACCCGTGCCGGCAGCGTGGCGCCCCGGTCCCACAGCTCGTGGCTGACCCGGTGGGTCCAGATGGCGTGCAGGCCGGGTGAGGCCAGCGCCATCTCCAGCCGGCTGTCGGTGGCGGGGTCTCGCGCGATGGCCGCGTCGAGGTCCTCGCGGACGCCGGCCGCGGCGCGCCTGAGCAGCCCGGCGGCCCGGCCGGGCGTCCTGACGAGGGCCGCCAGCATCAGTCAGTCAACCCCTCGAAGAGGACGGTGGACAGGTAACGCTCGCCGAAGTCGCACACGATGGCCACGATGGTCTTGCCAGCGCTCTCGGGGCGGCGGGCGACCTCCAGGGCCGCGTGCACGATCGCCCCGCTGGAGATCCCGGCGAGGATGCCCTCCTGGGTGGCCAGGTCGCGGGCGACCCGTACGGAGTCGTCAAGGGTGACGTCGGCGACCTCGTCGTAGAGGTCGGTGTCGAGGATGTCGGGGATGAAGTTGGCGCCCAGGCCCTGGATCTTGTGCGGGCCGGGCTGGCCGCCGGACAGGATCGGGGAGTCCGCCGGCTCGACCACGACCAGGTGCAGGTCGGGGTTCTGCTCCTTGAGGTAGCCACCGCCACCGGTGATGGTGCCGCCGGTGCCGACGCCGGAGACGAAGATGTCGATCTTGCCGTCGGTGTCGGCCCAGATCTCCGGTCCGGTGGTGGCCCGGTGCACGGCGATGTTGGCCGGGTTGGCGAACTGGCGGGCACGCACCGCACCCTCCTTCTCGGCGATCTCGTCCGCCTTGGCGACCGCGCCCTTCATGCCCTCCGCGCCCGGGGTGAGCACGAGCTCGGCGCCGTAGGCGCGCAGCAGGGCCCGGCGCTCCACGCTCATGGTCTCCGGCATCGCCAGCACGACCTTGTAGCCGCGTGCGGCGCCCACCATGGCCAGCGCGATCCCCGTGTTGCCCGAGGTGCCTTCGACAATGGTGCCGCCCGGCTCGAGCTCTCCGCTCTCGACCGCGGCGTCGATGATCGCGGCGCCGATCCGGTCCTTGACCGAGTTGGCGGGGTTGGCGGACTCCAGCTTCACCAGCACCTGGGCACCCTCGGCGATGCCCTCGGTGAGGCGGTTGAGGCGCACCAGCGGGGTGCGGCCGATGGTCTGGGTGATGTCGTCGTAGACGGCCATGTGGGGGACCTTTCGTCAGGGGGGCGGTGGATATGACTCTCGCGTCCGTTATACAACGCTCAACACCGCGTTATTCCAGGGCCCCCGCAGGCCGCTGGACCGCCTGCGGCAGGTCTGCGCCGCCGGTGTCGGACGGGGCGACTACCCTGCGTTTATGTCACTCACGGTCCTGCAGGTCCTCGCCATCGTCGTCGCGGCCCTGGTCACCTTGACTGCGGTCGCGCTCTTCGTGCGCACGATCGTGGGCTTCGTGGCCAAGTTCCGCCTCGGCCAGCCGGCCGCCGCGCGGGCGGACCAGCCCGGCACCCGCACCATCACGCTGATCCGCGAGTTCCTCGGGCACACCCGGATGGCTCGCAAACCCGTGGTCGCGATCGCGCACTGGGGCGTGATGCTGGGCTTCATCCTGCTGTCCACGACGCTGCTGACCGCCTACGGCCAGCTCTTCGACCCTTACTTCACCCTGCCGCTCATCGGGCACTTCCCGCCCTACATCTGGCTGGCCGAGCTCTTCGGCTGGTTCACGATCATCGGCATCGTCGTGCTGACCGTCGTCCGTCAGCGGATGCACCCCCGGTCGCTGGACCGGCGCAGCCGGTTCTGGGGGTCCAGCTTCTGGCAGGCGTATGTCGTGGAGTTCGTCATCCTCAGCGTCGGCCTGTGCATCGTGGCGCTGCGCGCCCTGGAGTATGCGCTGGGCCGGGCCACCGGGGCCGACTGGGCCGACTCCCTGCACTTCCCCACGACCGGCTGGCTGGGCAGCCTCTTCGACGGCCTGTCCGTCGGGGCGCTGGAGACCACCATCGTCGCGGTGGCGCTGATCAAGATCCTCATCTCGATGGGCTGGATGGTCACCGTGGCGCTCACCCCCACCATGGGCGTGGCCTGGCACCGGTTCCTGTCCTTCCCCAACATCTGGTTCAAGCGGCACGCCGACGGCCGCACCTCGCTGGGTGAGCTGCAGCCGATCCAGGTCGCGGGTGAGCCGGTCGACTTCGAGAACATCGAGGACCTCGACGAGGACGCCGCTCTGGGCGTGGGCAAGGTCCAGGACTTCACCTGGAAGGGCCTGCTGGACTTCTCCACCTGCACCGAGTGCGGCCGCTGCCAGGAGCAGTGCCCCGCCTGGCACACCGACAAGCCGCTGTCGCCGAAGATGCTGGTGACCCAGCTGCGCAACCACCACCACGCCGCGGCCCCCTGGCTGCTGGCCACCCCAGAGGCGCGGGAGGGCGCCGCGGCCGCGCTGGAGGCGGCCGGCGGGGCCGGTGCGGCGGGCCTGCCCGACCAGCTGCACGGCATACCCACCACGGCCGTGCTGGAGGCCCAGCGGCCCCTCGTCGGCGAGACCGAGGGCGACCCGACGATCCCCAGCGGCGGCGCCGTGATCGACCCCGAGGTGCTGTGGTCCTGCACGACCTGCGGCGCGTGCGTGGAGCAGTGCCCGGTCGACATCGAGCATGTGGACACGATCGTGGACATGCGCCGCTACCAGTCGCTCATCGAGTCGGCCTTCCCGACCGAGCTGGGCGGGCTGTTCAAGAACCTAGAGAACAAGGGCAACCCGTGGGGGATGAACGCCCGGCTGCGGATGGACTGGGCCAAGGACCTCGACTTCGAGATCCCGATGGCCGGGGCCGACGTCGAGAACGTCGCGGACCTGGACTACCTCTTCTGGGTCGGCTGCGCCGGTGCCTTCGAGGACCGGGCAAAGAAGACCACGCGGGCGGTGGCCGAGCTGCTGCACACCGCAGGGGTCTCCTTCGCGGTGCTCGGCGACGGTGAGACCTGCACCGGCGACCCGGCGCGACGCGCGGGCAACGAGTTCCTCTACCAGATGCTGGCGATGCAGAACGTCGAGGTGCTGAGCGAGGTCGGCGCCACCAAGATCGTCGTGACCTGCGCGCACTGCTTCAACACCATCAAGAACGAGTACCCACAGGCCGGTGGCAAGTTCGAGGTCGTCCACCACACCCAGCTGCTGAACAAGCTGGTGCGCGAGAAGCGTCTCGTCCCCGTCGCCCGGCCCGACCAGGCCGACACCCAGGGCGCGGCCTCGACCGCGGCCACCGTGACCTACCACGACCCGTGCTACCTGGGCCGCCACAACCAGGTCTACGCCCCGCCGCGCGAGCTGCTCGGCGCGTTGCCCGGCGTGGAGATGCGCGAGATGCCCCGCCACGGGGAGAAGTCCTTCTGCTGCGGCGCCGGCGGTGCCCGGATGTGGATGGAGGAGAAGATCGGCACCCGGATCAACCTCAACCGCACCGAGGAGGCCCTGGCCACCGGGGCGGACCGGATCGCGATCGGCTGCCCGTTCTGCCGGGTCATGCTCTCCGACGGCCTGACCCAGAAGCAGTCCGAGGGCGCCCGCGAGGAGGTCGAGGTCGTCGATGTCTCCCAGATGCTGCTCGCGGCGGTCCGGCGCGGGCAGGAGGAGGAGGCCGAGGCCACGGTCGCGGTTGAGGGCGTGGCCGAGGAGTCTCGGGACTCGGGCGCACCGGCACCGCAGGACGCTGACCCCGGCGAGGTCGCGGACCAGGCCCAGGTCGAGCAGATCGAGGGTGACCTGGTCGAGGAGGGCGTCGCGCCGACGAGCGCCGAGGCGGTCGAGGCGACCCCCGGCCCCCAGCAGGAGCTGGACCAGCCCGCGGACGCTGCACCCACCGCCGACGCTGACGGCCCCGACCCCGAGAAGGCCTGACCGGCCGGGGCCTGGTCAGTCCAGGCCGGCGGCGCGGGCCGCGACCGGCTGGAAGTGCTCCCAATAGGCCTCGTCAGCCAGGTGCATGCCCCACGCCGCGCGGGGCCCGACGTAGCGCAGGTGCCAGGGCTCCCAGGCATAACCGGTCACGGCCTGGCCGCCCTGCGGGTAGCGGATGATGAAACCCCAGCGGTGGGCGTTCTCGGCGACCCACTGTCCCTCCGGGGAGTCGCCGAAGCACTGATAGTTACAGGTCCCCCGAGGTCGACGGCCAGGCCAAGCTGATGCTCGCTGTGCCCGGGCCGGGCCGAGAGAATGTCGGCGCGCTCCTCCCCCAAACGGCCCGCCCAGTCCGCGAAGGTGCCCGCCTGCGTCTCGTAGGAGCGGAACCCGGAGGTCACGGTCAGGGACGGGTGCCCGGCCTCGGCAGCGGTCGCTACCAGGGCGTCCAGCTGCTCGGCCACCTCGGCCCGGGCCTGGTAGGGCCCACCGCCCATCGAGACCAGGTCGTCCGGACGGTAGTCGATCGGGTCCACCGCCTGCTCGCGAGTGACCTGCGAGAACAGCATCTGCGCATCAGTCGCCTCCAGGGTGATCAGCGGCAGCGCTTGCCAGACGGGGATGGCGCATCCCAGCCCGCTCGCGCCGAACGCCGCCCCGCCCACCGGCCCGGACGCAATCTCGGCACCGCTGGGCTCGGCGCGGCAGGGCTCCCCCTGGACAGCAACCCCCGCGCCCTGGACCTCGACCTGGTCCTCGGCGGACCCCGCACCGCTGAACGGCATACCGCCACGGGTCACGAAGATGCCGGAGACGGCCACCACCGCAACCAGGCTGAGCGCGGAGGCCCGCCTGGGCTGTAACACCAGCCTCCGTCGACGACGGTCGAGACGAAGCGGCCGCGGCGGGCGGCGACCCGGCTGGACGTCCTCGGTGTGCGGCGCGGGGGCCGGTACGCTCATCGCAGGAGCCGCCTCCTCAGTCGCGGATCGGAGTGCGGTGGAAGGACTGGAAGGAACGGCTGGCGGTCGGTCCGCGCTGGCCCTGGTAGTGACTGCCGCGAGGGGCGGAGCCGTAGGGGTGCTCGGCCGGGGAGCTGAGCTGGAAGAAGCACAGCTGGCCAATCTTCATCCCGGGGTGGAGCAGGATCGGCAGCGTGGCCACGTTGGACAGCTCGAGGGTGACGTGGCCGGTGAAGCCGGGGTCGACGAAGCCGGCCGTCGCGTGGGTCAGCAGGCCCAGCCGACCCAGGGAGCTCTTGCCCTCCACCCGCGCGGCGACGTCGTCCGGGAGGGTCACCTGCTCGAAGGTGGAGGCCAGCACGAACTCCCCTGGGTGCAGCACAAAGGTCTCCTCCGGCCCGGTCTCGATGAGGCGGGTCAGCTCGGGCTGCTCCTGGGAGGGGTCGATCATCGGGTACTTGTGGTTGTCGAACAGCCGGAAGTAGCGGTCCAGCCGGACGTCGATGCTCGAGGGCTGGATCATCCCCGGCTCGAACGGGTCGAGGAGGACCCGACCGGAGTCGATCTGGGCACGGATGTCACGGTCGGAGAGCAGCACGTTGGCAGCCTATCCGGGGTGCGGCTTTGACCCTGGCAGGAGGCCGGTTAGTATGTCGCTTCGACCCCTGAACGGGGTCACGCGGGCGTAGTTCAATGGTAGAACATCAGCTTCCCAAGCTGAATACGCGAGTTCGATTCTCGTCGCCCGCTCTCGCTCCGGCCTCACCTGCGTTCCGCGCGCTCTTGCAGGGCTGCCTCGCCCTCGTATCCTCTTCCTCCGCAGCCGCCGGACGCTGCAGGCGTTCGGTCACTCGTGCGGGTGGAGCAGCTGCGCATCCGAGATCCCGTCCGAATGCTTGCGCACCCACTCGGCATACGCCGGCAGCGCGTGCGTGACCCGCACCCCCAGGATCTCCGGCACCTCATAGGGGTGCTCGGCGAGGATCACCGCGGACACGGCCTCGAAAGCGTCCTCGGTGGTCTTCATCAGCAGCAGCCACTCATCGCCCTGCTGGGCCTCCCCCTGCCAGCTGTAGACCGAGGTGATCGGGCCGATGACCTGCACGCACGCCGCCAGCTGCTGCGCGACCAGGCTGTGCGCCAGAGCCAGACCCGTCTCGGTGTCCGGCACCGCCGCCCGCACCTCCAGCAGGGCCGGGGCGGCAGAGATGTGCGCCGATGGCCAGGTCGTCCCGCCGGCCGCGCCAGAGCCATTCTCGTTCGTCATGCCCGCACCCTAGGGCAGGTCCGGGAGCCGCGGCCAGTGTGCTGGCACGCCCCCCTGGAACAGGACAGGATGGCTCCATGGCAGACACAGCGAACGCCACGGCGCACCCGGCCCGGTCCCATGCGGTGGGGAGCACGGACGTCCCGCTGCTGGAGCAGACCATCGGGGACAACCTGGACAGCAACGCCCGGGCCCACGCCGAGCGCGAGGCCCTGGTGGAGATGGCGACCGGGCGCCGGTGGACGTACGGCGAGCTGCTGACCGACGTGAACCGCGTCGCCCGGGGCTTCCTCGCCTCGGGCGTGCGCCGCGGGGACCGGGTCGGAATCTGGGCGCCGAACTGCGCGGAGTGGACGATCGTGCAGCTAGCCACCGCCAAGATCGGGGCGATCCTGGTCAACATCAACCCGGCCTACCGCACCCACGAGCTGGCCTACGTGCTCCGCCAGTCGGGGGTCTCCACGATCGTCGTCGCCGAGTCGTTCAAGGGCAGCAGCTACCCCTCGATGGTGGAGGAGGTGCGCGACGAGTGTCCCGACCTGGTCCAGGTGCTGGTCATCGGCAGCCCGGGCTGGAGCGCCTTCCTCGACGGAGCGCACCAGGTGACCCGGGACCGCCTGGTCGAGCTGCAGGCCCAGCTCACGCCGCAGGACCCGATCAACATCCAGTACACCTCCGGCACCACCGGCTTCCCCAAAGGCGCGACCCTCTCGCACCGCAACATCCTCAACAACGCCTTCTTCGTCGGTGCGGGCTGCGGCTACACCGAGCGCGACGTGATCTGCATCCCCGTTCCCTTCTACCACTGCTTCGGGATGGTGATGGGCAACCTGGCAGCCGTCAGCCACGGCGCCGCCATGGTCATCCCCGCGCCAGGGTTCGACGCCTCTGCGACGCTGCGCGCCGTGCGGGAGGAGCAGTGCACGTCGCTGTACGGCGTGCCGACGATGTTCATCGCCGAGTTCGCGCTGATCGACAAGGGTGAGGGCTTCTCGGTGGAGGACCTGGCCTCCGTGCGGACCGGGATCATGGCC is a window encoding:
- a CDS encoding YtxH domain-containing protein — protein: MRNKLMLLIAGGAGYVLGARAGRERYDEIADRANKLWTDPRVQEKVEEVKAKAPEVAQKVGDQAKSKADDLRSKAGGNGSNDMGGGSGGASDSSGGGYGNATGEVTGDGEIKVDDSGFGPGGDRLP
- a CDS encoding LCP family protein; the encoded protein is MSADDGQHGDGRGEGQRGEGAPRDSQRGERQPGGATLTRGDEHLARHRDPGGLGRALGLTTLSAILPGAGLLRTRKWKLGLGVVALAVGLLAGIAVYAMVNGLTTTAFQTAADTDRLRLILGVVIAGTVLWIGVIALTAMVTRPRRPSTGQKVSLAAFTALLCVAVSAPAAIGVRYISAHVDAVDRVFNSGSMGGGGPDGPQPTSLVSGDPQNPWADLPRVNVLLLGSDAAEAREGTRTDTMMVASIDTTTGDSVLFSIPRNLQNVPIPRDLPLYEFYPDGYNCGPECLMNGIWTAAEIHAEEHPELYTGESHPGLTATQRVLAQVLGLPIHQTVIVNLQGFEDLIDAMGGVVINVQEQIPINGRTYTDAQGHLQLDPNSPAWSGSSPAPSGSTATRRWATPAPGSPPTTSAGCAGSGAWWRP
- the epsC gene encoding serine O-acetyltransferase EpsC yields the protein MLAALVRTPGRAAGLLRRAAAGVREDLDAAIARDPATDSRLEMALASPGLHAIWTHRVSHELWDRGATLPARVISHVARAATGVEIHPGATIGRRFFIDHGMGVVIGETAEVGDDVMLYHGVTLGGRSLEPVKRHPTLGDGVTIGAGAKVLGNITLGHGAQVGANAVVTKDVPSMCVATGIPAKVRPCEPGTDPEATLYDEPALWI
- a CDS encoding LCP family protein is translated as MGYSRSRVTSDDFSRMRRQRCMVAAVIDQANPMTMLQRYPQIIGAVGDNMVTDIPVSDLDEWAELMLEVQGGQMQSLPLTSSNIDTANPNFSQIRMWVWDALYAVDPPEPAQATEDATDDAAVTTAPETDAPDTDEAEMTTTPVDELTDIGAVCD
- the cysK gene encoding cysteine synthase A; amino-acid sequence: MAVYDDITQTIGRTPLVRLNRLTEGIAEGAQVLVKLESANPANSVKDRIGAAIIDAAVESGELEPGGTIVEGTSGNTGIALAMVGAARGYKVVLAMPETMSVERRALLRAYGAELVLTPGAEGMKGAVAKADEIAEKEGAVRARQFANPANIAVHRATTGPEIWADTDGKIDIFVSGVGTGGTITGGGGYLKEQNPDLHLVVVEPADSPILSGGQPGPHKIQGLGANFIPDILDTDLYDEVADVTLDDSVRVARDLATQEGILAGISSGAIVHAALEVARRPESAGKTIVAIVCDFGERYLSTVLFEGLTD
- a CDS encoding cold-shock protein, which encodes MAQGTVKWFNSEKGFGFIAQDGGGPDVFVHYSAIQTNGYKALDEAQRVEFEVTQGPKGPQADAVRPL
- a CDS encoding phosphoenolpyruvate carboxykinase (GTP), which codes for MQEIKTTGGTTHKELDAWVKEVAAHVRPDEVVWIDGSDEENERINNLLVEAGTFTKLAEDKKPNSYHALSDPQDVARVEDQTYICSTEEKDAGPTNNWMDPEQMKAKLWPLFEGSMQGRTMYVIPFVMGHLEAEDPKFGVEITDSAYVVASMRIMARIGRKILSRMEETDAVYVKGLHSVGAPLVAEDGQDVRDVPWPCNETKYIVHFPEELAIWSYGSGYGGNALLGKKCYALRIASVMARDEGWMAEHMLILKLTSPEGEVHYIAGAFPSACGKTNLAMIEPTIPGWKAELVGDDISWMRFGPDGRLYAVNPEFGLFGVAPGTGRDTNPVAIETIEQGNSIFTNVARTPDGDVWWEGMTQEKPAELIDWHGQKWTPDSDQLSSHPNSRFCTPINQVPNIAAEYEDPRGVPISAIMFGGRRKTTVPLVTESRDWQHATFIASTLSSETTAAATGAVGVVRRDPMAMLPFMGYNASDYFAHWLQIGKQADAAKLPKVFLVNWFRRDEDGGFLWPGFGENSRVLKWMVDRIEGRVDAQESPIGLLPMPQDIDTDGLDTSTEDVTKALAFDPEEWRAELPLIRDWFDKFGADLPGALEDELATLEQRLTEEVQA